The genomic DNA GCCTAAAAAAATGATTTTCATACTTTCCCCTGTTCGTTTTCAATTGGCATACGGAAAGTTCCGAGATGTATCTTTTCCCATTGCAGATGCGATTCGTCAAACGGCTTACGTTCCTGATCCTTATATCCGATACCGATGATGGACAAAACGTCCAGTTGGTAAGGTACATCGAGAAGTCCTCGCACATACTGCGCGGCGTCCGTATCGTCTTCCATCTGCCGGTTGCGTATTTGGCACCAACAACTGCCCAGTCCCAAATCTTCAGCCTGCAATTGCATATAGATGGAAGCAATCGAAGCATCTTCTACCCAAACATCGCTTTCCATTACATTCGCCAGTACAACAACAGCCAACGCGCAATCTTTCAGGAACGCAGCACCTGCCGGTTTGCATACTGACAACTTGGCCAACATTTCCTTATCCTCCACGACAACAAACTGCCAGGGATTTTTCCGTTTGGAAGCCGGTGCCATCAAAGCGGCTTTCAATATCATTTCCACCTGCTCCGGATTCAGTAACTGATCCGTGAATTTACGGGTACTTTTTCTGCTCTTTATTAATGTTGCGAAACTTTCCATTTATATTTTACTTTATTGATTGCGAAAGAGAAAACAAAGATAATGAGATTTTCGGTACAAAAAAAGCCCCTTTTCCTCTGATTGATCAAAGGAAAAGGGGCTTTCAGAAATAAGCCGGCTTTATTCCCAGCCTCCTCCTAACGCCTTGTAAAGATAGACCGTTGACAGCAGTTCGTCAAGCATCGCCTTGTTCAGACTGAGTTGGGCGTCAAGCAAACCACGCTGGGCATCAAGAACGTCCATATAGCTAGTGACACCGTTGATGTACTGCAATTGTGCCAGCTGAAGGTAAGTATCAGCAGCATTGAGCAATTTCTCGTATGACATGCGAACCTCCTTTGCCTTGCGGATCGTGACAATTGCATTGTTGACTTCCTTAAAAACACTGAGCACGCTCTTCTGGTAATTATATACTTCCTGCTCATAGCGAGCACGGGCCGCCTTCAGCTTCGCTTTGTTCTTACCCATAGCAAACAACGGTTGTAGCAAATCGCCAGCAAGGAACCAAGCAGGACTCTTAATGAAATTCGTCAGTTCTTCGTTTTCAAAACCCAAATTACCAGTCAAGCTGATCTTTGGAAAAAGATCGGTTTGAGCCACTCCTACCCCAGCATTCGCTTCACGCAGTTTCTGCTCGGCTTGCCGCATGTCCGGACGCCGTTCTAGCAAGGAAGAAGGCAAACCGACCGGCAATGTCTCCAGCAAATGCTGTTCACGTAAAGGCAATCCACGCGGGATATCCCCCGAATACTGTCCAAGCAGGAAAGCAAGGTCATTCTCCTTTATTTTAATCTTCTGTTCAAGTGAAGGAAGCAAGGTCTCCGTACGTGCCAGTTCCACCTGTGCCTGGCTATAGGACGTCTCGGAAGTCAGACCACCTTCGAAGCGCAGTTTGGCTAAGCGGACGCCTTCGCGACGGGCAGCCAATGTATGGCGTACGATATCTTGTTCCTGATCGAGTGCACAAAGTTCATAATAAGCAGCAGCCACTTCCGCTACCAATGTCATCTGCAAGGCGTGACGTGCTTCCACCGATTGCAGATAGGCAGCAATTCCCGCTTCGTTTGCCCAACGAAGATTCCCCCACAGGTCCAATTCCCACGAGAGAGCCAGTTTGGCTCCGTATTCAGAATCAGGTTTTGGGTTATCACCTCCGTAATTCAAGCGTTCTTTCTGTCCATAAATCCGGGCTCCTATTTCCGGGAACTGATCGGCAAAGGTGATCCGTTTCGAAGCGATCATCTCCTTAACCTTCGCAACAGCGATCTTCATGTCTTTATTATTATCGAGAGCGATGGTAATCAGACGTTGCAAAGTCGTATCGACATACAGGCTCTGCCAAGAGATGCTGTCTATCGAAGCTGTATCCGCTCCTGCCACAATCTCTTCCGGAAGATCCAGTTCCGGACGAGCGTACTTCTTGCCGATCTTGCAGGAAGGAAGAGCCAACGCAAGGGACAGGACTATGAATATATAGATATTTCGTTTCATTGTAATTATTTGCTTATTGTTCGATGAAGAATACGTTCCATTCTGACTTTACCTTTTATCTTGTAAATCAAGACAAAGAAGAAAGGAACCAAAACGATCCCGACTGTGATAGCAACTAGCATCCCGAAAAACACACCGGTACCGATACTGTGGCGTGAAGCAGAACCCGGTCCGCTTGCCAATACCATCGGAAGCATACCCAGAACAAATGCCAATGAGGTCATCAGGATCGGACGAAAACGCATTCGGGCGGCATGAAGGGCAGCCTTGACAACCTCAACTCCGGAATCGACCTGTATTTTGGCAAACTCGACGATCAAGATCGCATTCTTTGCTGCCAAACCAATCAACGTCACCAAGCCGATCTGGAAATAAATGTCGTTGTGCAGGCCCGTCACCCATATTCCAAGGTAAGCTCCCAATGCTGCAACCGGCAATGAAAGCAGTACTGCGATCGGTACGATCCAGCTTTCATATTGGGCAGCTAGAAAAAGGAAGACGAAAAGAAATACCAGCGCCAACACGAATCCAGTCTGTCCACCGGCCTTTTTTTCCTGATAAGAAAGTCCGCTCCATTCCAGCCCGATATTCTCAGGCAGATGCTCGCGGGCAATCCGCTGCATGGCGGCCATTGCTTCGCCAGAACTATATCCAGGAGCGGCAACAGCACTAATAGCAGCAGTCGTAAACATATTAAAACGTTTGATCGTTCCCGGTCCTGTTGTATAGCTGGTCGTTCCTAAGGCTGTTAATGGAACCATCGAACCGTTCTGTGCACGGACAAAAAACAGGCCAAGATTATCACGCGTTGCACGATATGGTGCCTCCGCCTGAATATATACCTTATATATACGGTTGAACATGTTGAAATCGTTCACGTAGACGGAACCTAAATAAGCTTTCATAGTTGAGAAGATATCCGTCAACGGGATACCGAGAAACTTCGCGCGGTCGCGGTCTACATTGAAGTAGAGCTGCGGAATCTCCGACTGCAAGGCTGAGGACACACCTGTCAGTTCCGGCGCTTGTGATGCATAGAGCATAAAAGTGTCGGTAGCCGCCACTAAGTTTTCCCAACTGGCATCACCACGGGCCTCAAGTTGCATTTCCAAACCTCCGCTCTCTCCTAATCCTGGAATCACAGGAGGACGGTTCAGATAGGCCAATATCTCCGGATAATATAAGAACTCTTTACGGCATTGTTCCATTACATCTTCCACTCCCATGTTGGAAGATTTGCGTTCCTCCCAAGGCTTCAGAATAACGGTCAGGGTAGAACGGCTCTGCGAAGTTCCGACACGTGCGCTGCTACCGGTCACATTTTGCACATATGCGACAGCCGGCAGACTTTCAATGAAAGCGATGGCTCGATCTGTAATTTTACGCGTACGTTCCAAAGTCGCCCCTTCGGGCATCACCAGTTCGACAGTAAAGAACCCTTGGTCTTCTTCAGGAATAAAGCTGGTCGGGATTACCCGATTCAGCACAAAGATGAACACGATTACCATTCCGAAACCGGCCAGGATGCGCCTTGGATTCCGAATCGCTTTTTCCAGTAAATGGCCGTATTTATTATTTCCTTTGGCCAACCAAATATTGATTTTACGGAAAACAATATTTTTTTTCTTCCTGTTCGGACGTAGAATAATCGCACACATGGCAGGGCTCAACGTCAATGCCACGACTGTGGATAACAGTACGGAAACTACGATCGTAATGGAGAACTGACGGTACAAAGCTCCAGTAATTCCGCTCAAAAAGCTAACAGGAACAAACACGGCCGCCAACACCATAGAGGTAGCGATTAAGGCTCCCGACAATTCGTGCATGGCTTTATGAGTAGCCTCGCGTGCCGTCAGATGCTCTTCATGCATCAAACGTTCCACGTTTTCCACCACAACAATAGCATCATCCACTACAATACCGATTGCTAGAATCAAACCTAACAAAGTCAACATATTGAGTGAGAACCCCATGATCAGCATAAAACCGAATGTTCCGATCAAAGAG from Parabacteroides merdae ATCC 43184 includes the following:
- a CDS encoding nitroreductase family protein; translated protein: MESFATLIKSRKSTRKFTDQLLNPEQVEMILKAALMAPASKRKNPWQFVVVEDKEMLAKLSVCKPAGAAFLKDCALAVVVLANVMESDVWVEDASIASIYMQLQAEDLGLGSCWCQIRNRQMEDDTDAAQYVRGLLDVPYQLDVLSIIGIGYKDQERKPFDESHLQWEKIHLGTFRMPIENEQGKV
- a CDS encoding efflux transporter outer membrane subunit, whose protein sequence is MKRNIYIFIVLSLALALPSCKIGKKYARPELDLPEEIVAGADTASIDSISWQSLYVDTTLQRLITIALDNNKDMKIAVAKVKEMIASKRITFADQFPEIGARIYGQKERLNYGGDNPKPDSEYGAKLALSWELDLWGNLRWANEAGIAAYLQSVEARHALQMTLVAEVAAAYYELCALDQEQDIVRHTLAARREGVRLAKLRFEGGLTSETSYSQAQVELARTETLLPSLEQKIKIKENDLAFLLGQYSGDIPRGLPLREQHLLETLPVGLPSSLLERRPDMRQAEQKLREANAGVGVAQTDLFPKISLTGNLGFENEELTNFIKSPAWFLAGDLLQPLFAMGKNKAKLKAARARYEQEVYNYQKSVLSVFKEVNNAIVTIRKAKEVRMSYEKLLNAADTYLQLAQLQYINGVTSYMDVLDAQRGLLDAQLSLNKAMLDELLSTVYLYKALGGGWE
- a CDS encoding efflux RND transporter permease subunit produces the protein MKPGFFIDRPVFSTVLSLVIVIVGIIGLVMLPVDQYPQITPPVVKISASYPGASAMTVSQAVATPIEQELNGTPGMIYMQSSSSNSGGLTITVTFDVNANPDLSAVEIQNRVKLAESRLPADVVQNGITVEKQSASQLMTLSLLSDDPRFDEIYLSNFATINVLDVLRRIPGVGRVSNVGSRYYGMQIWVYPDRLANMGLTVKDLQNALKEQNSESAAGELGKQPVLDVDITLPVTARGRLSTVKEFEDIVVRANPDGSIVRIRDVARVSLEASSYSTESGLNGKNAAILAIYMLPGANALEVATNVKEAMKEISQNFPEGLEYKFPFDATEYISQSIHEVYKTLFEALFLVVLVVFLSLQNWRAALIPTIAVPISLIGTFGFMLIMGFSLNMLTLLGLILAIGIVVDDAIVVVENVERLMHEEHLTAREATHKAMHELSGALIATSMVLAAVFVPVSFLSGITGALYRQFSITIVVSVLLSTVVALTLSPAMCAIILRPNRKKKNIVFRKINIWLAKGNNKYGHLLEKAIRNPRRILAGFGMVIVFIFVLNRVIPTSFIPEEDQGFFTVELVMPEGATLERTRKITDRAIAFIESLPAVAYVQNVTGSSARVGTSQSRSTLTVILKPWEERKSSNMGVEDVMEQCRKEFLYYPEILAYLNRPPVIPGLGESGGLEMQLEARGDASWENLVAATDTFMLYASQAPELTGVSSALQSEIPQLYFNVDRDRAKFLGIPLTDIFSTMKAYLGSVYVNDFNMFNRIYKVYIQAEAPYRATRDNLGLFFVRAQNGSMVPLTALGTTSYTTGPGTIKRFNMFTTAAISAVAAPGYSSGEAMAAMQRIAREHLPENIGLEWSGLSYQEKKAGGQTGFVLALVFLFVFLFLAAQYESWIVPIAVLLSLPVAALGAYLGIWVTGLHNDIYFQIGLVTLIGLAAKNAILIVEFAKIQVDSGVEVVKAALHAARMRFRPILMTSLAFVLGMLPMVLASGPGSASRHSIGTGVFFGMLVAITVGIVLVPFFFVLIYKIKGKVRMERILHRTISK